In Kushneria marisflavi, the following are encoded in one genomic region:
- a CDS encoding D-2-hydroxyacid dehydrogenase, with amino-acid sequence MTQEKLKVAVATPLSEALCALIESRVPEIELLRDQSLLPPMRHPADFAGDPAFKRTPEEEARFDAMLNEADVLYGIPDVDPKRLAKIVETNPKLRWVHVMAAGGGGQVKAAGLSADALERVMFTTSAGVHGGPLAEYAVFGVLAGAKQLPRIVAQQRDHDWSDRWMMGQISEQQVLILGLGGIGREVARRLSLLDMHVLGVSRQQRMVPHVDEIIPPSQLRDHVHRADAIVIALPGTDATEGLIDAELLAAMKPGVTIVNVGRGTVIDEPALIEALKRQHIGLAVLDVTAREPLDRDSPLWDLPNVLLTPHTAALSESEDRLIAEFFADNARRYLNGEALRNRVDTVEFY; translated from the coding sequence ATGACCCAAGAGAAGCTGAAAGTGGCGGTGGCAACACCGCTGAGCGAAGCGCTGTGCGCACTGATAGAGTCAAGGGTGCCCGAGATCGAGCTTCTGCGCGATCAGTCGCTGCTGCCGCCCATGCGCCACCCGGCCGACTTTGCCGGCGACCCGGCATTCAAGCGTACGCCGGAGGAGGAAGCGCGCTTTGACGCGATGCTCAATGAGGCGGATGTGCTTTACGGCATTCCGGATGTCGATCCGAAGCGCCTGGCGAAAATCGTCGAAACCAATCCGAAGCTGCGCTGGGTGCATGTGATGGCTGCCGGCGGCGGCGGGCAGGTCAAGGCCGCAGGTCTTTCTGCTGATGCCCTGGAGCGGGTGATGTTTACCACCTCCGCCGGCGTACATGGTGGGCCATTGGCAGAGTACGCCGTGTTTGGCGTGCTGGCCGGGGCCAAGCAGCTGCCACGCATCGTGGCTCAGCAGCGCGACCATGACTGGAGCGATCGCTGGATGATGGGGCAGATCAGCGAGCAACAGGTGCTGATTCTGGGGCTCGGCGGCATCGGTCGCGAGGTGGCGCGCCGGCTATCGTTGCTGGATATGCATGTGCTGGGTGTTTCTCGCCAGCAGCGCATGGTGCCTCATGTCGACGAAATTATCCCTCCGTCACAGCTGCGTGATCACGTGCACCGCGCAGATGCGATCGTCATTGCATTGCCGGGTACGGATGCCACCGAAGGGCTGATCGATGCCGAGCTGCTGGCAGCAATGAAGCCCGGTGTCACCATCGTTAATGTGGGCCGAGGCACGGTGATTGACGAGCCTGCCCTGATCGAGGCCCTCAAGCGTCAACATATCGGTCTGGCGGTACTGGACGTCACGGCCAGGGAGCCGCTGGATCGCGATTCCCCCCTGTGGGACCTGCCCAATGTACTACTGACCCCTCACACCGCGGCGCTTAGCGAGTCGGAGGATCGGCTGATTGCCGAATTCTTCGCCGATAACGCTCGTCGTTACCTCAATGGCGAGGCGCTTAGAAACCGTGTCGACACCGTTGAGTTCTACTGA
- a CDS encoding IclR family transcriptional regulator codes for MSAPAVTRALRVLALLEAAGGETLGVSEMARQLGVARSSLFNVCLALEAEGVVQRSDGGYRLGRRLVELGGAYLRTVDPVQAFYQACSDTSFLHDEICQLAVLDGTEVLYLAAHAGRLPLRMTASIGSRFPASITAVGNALLAQLDDDELRARFENPATRPSWTADSTTDLEALIDKIRVVRSRGFALDKGEVFPGIRGLAVAVAPQYSGEQAYAVGASLLEVYCNVHIEQQAIEALSAMADHIANPMNLGKGSASVGA; via the coding sequence ATGAGCGCCCCGGCCGTCACCCGGGCCCTGCGCGTGCTGGCGCTGCTGGAGGCGGCTGGTGGCGAGACACTGGGCGTGAGTGAAATGGCGCGCCAGTTGGGGGTGGCGCGCTCATCACTGTTCAACGTCTGCCTGGCGCTGGAGGCCGAGGGCGTGGTTCAGCGCAGCGACGGCGGCTATCGGCTGGGGCGCCGGCTGGTCGAGCTGGGCGGTGCGTATCTGCGCACGGTGGACCCGGTCCAGGCGTTCTATCAGGCCTGCAGCGATACCTCCTTTCTGCATGATGAAATCTGTCAGCTGGCAGTGCTCGACGGCACGGAGGTGCTTTACCTCGCCGCACACGCCGGGCGATTGCCGCTTCGAATGACGGCCAGCATCGGCAGTCGCTTTCCGGCCTCGATCACGGCAGTGGGCAATGCGTTGCTGGCCCAGCTGGACGATGACGAGCTCCGGGCGCGCTTTGAAAACCCGGCCACACGCCCGAGCTGGACGGCCGATTCGACGACCGATCTTGAGGCACTGATCGACAAGATTCGTGTTGTGCGTTCGCGCGGTTTTGCGCTGGACAAGGGAGAGGTGTTTCCGGGTATTCGGGGATTGGCGGTTGCGGTGGCCCCCCAGTACAGCGGTGAACAGGCCTATGCCGTCGGTGCCTCACTGCTGGAGGTGTACTGCAATGTCCATATCGAACAACAGGCCATCGAGGCGCTATCTGCCATGGCCGACCATATCGCCAATCCAATGAATCTGGGCAAGGGTAGTGCCAGCGTCGGTGCCTGA
- a CDS encoding NAD(P)-dependent oxidoreductase, translated as MRKGDDTGSTMRVGMIGLGSMGMPMARNLLAAGVAQQVSVFGRSPDKLTPALEAGAERCDTPRALAAQSDVLITVLPDLPQLEALIDGDDGLLAGLSGTLVLVICSTSSPEGVRALARRLDEQSEGQIRVLDAPLSGGTDGAEAGRLSIMVGGEHDDLERARPVLETMGIPVLLGPLGAGEVAKACNQMVVAATMVALSEATVIAERAGLDVEKLLGCLGGGYAGGRFLESRKQRLIDKDYTPSGIARYMIKDLGFARDEAAQQQVTTPQLSTLLTLYQDLGARGLGELDLTVTQRYIAELDQAPDSASRSSEST; from the coding sequence ATGCGAAAGGGTGATGATACGGGATCGACCATGCGGGTCGGCATGATCGGGCTTGGGAGCATGGGCATGCCAATGGCGCGCAATCTGCTGGCGGCAGGCGTTGCCCAGCAGGTGAGCGTGTTTGGCCGCTCACCTGACAAGCTCACACCGGCGCTGGAGGCCGGTGCCGAGCGTTGTGATACGCCCAGGGCACTGGCGGCGCAAAGCGATGTGTTGATCACGGTCCTGCCGGATCTGCCCCAGCTCGAGGCGCTGATCGATGGCGATGATGGGCTGCTGGCGGGGCTTTCCGGGACACTGGTGCTGGTGATCTGCTCAACCTCATCGCCTGAGGGGGTGCGCGCGCTGGCCCGTCGCCTTGATGAGCAAAGTGAGGGGCAGATTCGGGTGCTGGATGCACCGTTGTCCGGCGGCACGGATGGTGCCGAGGCCGGCCGGTTATCCATCATGGTGGGCGGCGAACATGACGATCTTGAGCGGGCGCGCCCGGTACTGGAGACCATGGGGATACCCGTTCTGCTGGGGCCGCTGGGGGCCGGTGAAGTGGCCAAGGCCTGCAATCAGATGGTAGTGGCCGCCACCATGGTGGCGCTTTCCGAGGCGACGGTGATTGCCGAGCGCGCAGGCCTGGATGTCGAAAAATTGCTGGGCTGTCTGGGCGGCGGTTATGCCGGCGGGCGCTTTCTGGAATCACGCAAGCAGCGCCTGATCGACAAGGATTACACGCCTTCCGGCATTGCTCGCTACATGATCAAGGATCTGGGGTTCGCGCGTGATGAGGCCGCGCAGCAGCAGGTCACGACGCCTCAACTTTCAACGCTTTTGACCCTGTATCAGGACCTGGGCGCGCGCGGGCTGGGCGAGCTTGATCTGACCGTGACGCAGCGCTACATCGCCGAGCTGGACCAGGCGCCCGACAGCGCATCGAGATCATCAGAGAGCACGTGA
- a CDS encoding TRAP transporter small permease, whose product MTMFRGIWRSIEWLIVALMTAMMVLVFFNVVLRYGFSSGLRSGIELSRLGFVWVVMLGASLCLKDGEHLAVAEFFDRLPAMVRSIIARLLWIVILGASIMLVMGCWKQTLANWQNISPLTGLPTALFYLAGVVAGSLMSITSLIGLLRPGPGRAPGEQGGEGHSLAVDEATSSSNGEHRS is encoded by the coding sequence ATGACCATGTTTCGTGGGATATGGCGCAGCATCGAATGGCTGATTGTGGCCCTGATGACCGCCATGATGGTGCTGGTGTTTTTCAACGTGGTACTGCGTTACGGCTTTTCCTCGGGGCTGCGCTCCGGCATTGAGCTGTCGAGGCTCGGGTTTGTCTGGGTTGTGATGCTGGGAGCCTCTCTGTGTTTAAAGGATGGCGAACACCTGGCGGTAGCGGAGTTCTTTGATCGCCTGCCGGCCATGGTGCGCTCCATTATCGCGCGCCTTTTGTGGATCGTGATTCTGGGGGCTTCGATCATGCTGGTCATGGGCTGCTGGAAACAGACGCTGGCCAACTGGCAAAACATCTCGCCGCTGACCGGGCTGCCGACGGCGCTTTTCTATCTGGCCGGCGTGGTGGCCGGAAGCCTGATGAGTATCACCTCGCTGATCGGGCTGCTGCGCCCGGGGCCCGGGCGGGCGCCGGGAGAGCAGGGCGGCGAGGGACATTCGCTGGCGGTTGATGAGGCCACATCTTCTTCCAACGGGGAGCACCGCTCATGA
- a CDS encoding TRAP transporter large permease subunit — MTLALFLGVLIGAILLRLPVAFALLLAAGALMLNLGMFSADILSQSMINGVDNFALLAIPFFMIAGEVMAVGGLSDRIVKLAMTLVGHWRGGLGYVAILTSLLLAGLSGSAVADAAALVSILYPMMRKSGYPAFRSVGLLAAGGIIAPVIPPSLPLIILGVAGNISIAKLFIGGIVPGLLMGLALMVTWRFMMRKSDLEPQPKASRAERLKALKESVWALLLPVIIIVGIRFGVFTPTEAAVVAAVYAIFVSTVIYREMSLAKLAQVLKSAGRSTALVMFLVGAAMVASWVITIAQLPQQLAELLGPLVDNPRLLMAAIMVVVLLVGMVMDLAPAILILVPLFMPLVREAGIDPIYFGLMFVINCCIGLITPPVGTVLNVVCGISKTTMSEAVRGVYPFVLVYIALLALFVLIPQIITVPMHWLIG; from the coding sequence ATGACGCTGGCACTGTTTCTGGGGGTACTGATCGGGGCAATTCTGCTGCGTCTGCCGGTGGCCTTTGCGCTACTGCTGGCGGCCGGAGCGCTGATGCTCAACCTTGGCATGTTCAGCGCCGACATTCTGTCGCAGTCGATGATCAACGGCGTGGACAACTTTGCGCTGCTGGCGATTCCCTTTTTCATGATCGCAGGCGAAGTGATGGCGGTTGGCGGGCTGTCCGACCGGATCGTGAAACTGGCCATGACCTTGGTCGGGCACTGGCGTGGCGGGCTGGGTTATGTGGCCATTCTGACCTCGCTTTTGCTGGCAGGGCTTTCGGGGTCGGCCGTAGCAGATGCCGCCGCACTGGTCAGTATTCTCTATCCAATGATGCGTAAAAGCGGTTATCCGGCGTTTCGTTCGGTGGGGCTACTGGCCGCCGGCGGCATTATTGCGCCGGTCATTCCGCCCTCATTACCGCTGATCATCCTGGGGGTGGCAGGCAATATCTCGATTGCCAAGCTCTTTATCGGCGGCATCGTGCCCGGGCTATTGATGGGGCTGGCGCTAATGGTGACCTGGCGTTTCATGATGCGTAAATCCGATCTTGAACCTCAGCCAAAGGCCAGCCGGGCGGAACGACTCAAGGCGCTCAAGGAGAGCGTCTGGGCACTGCTGTTACCGGTCATCATCATCGTCGGCATCCGTTTTGGGGTCTTTACCCCGACGGAAGCCGCCGTGGTGGCCGCGGTCTATGCCATTTTCGTCTCGACCGTGATCTATCGCGAAATGAGCCTGGCCAAACTGGCACAGGTATTGAAAAGTGCCGGCCGCTCGACGGCGCTGGTGATGTTTCTGGTCGGTGCGGCGATGGTGGCCTCCTGGGTCATTACCATCGCGCAGCTGCCGCAACAGCTCGCCGAACTGCTGGGTCCGCTGGTCGACAATCCAAGGCTTTTGATGGCCGCCATTATGGTGGTGGTGCTGCTGGTAGGCATGGTGATGGATCTGGCGCCGGCGATTCTGATTCTGGTGCCCCTGTTCATGCCGCTGGTACGCGAGGCGGGGATCGATCCGATCTACTTTGGCCTGATGTTTGTCATCAACTGCTGTATCGGCCTGATCACACCGCCGGTGGGCACCGTGCTCAACGTGGTCTGTGGCATCAGTAAAACGACAATGAGTGAGGCCGTACGCGGCGTTTACCCCTTTGTTCTGGTGTATATCGCACTGCTGGCGCTGTTCGTGCTGATACCCCAGATCATTACCGTGCCGATGCACTGGCTGATCGGCTGA
- a CDS encoding DctP family TRAP transporter solute-binding subunit: MKKCLFGTTLGATTIATTAAALLLAMSVSSSALAATTLRFAHPTPQSDLQHKLAEKFKEEVEAQSNGDLKVQIFPNGQLGNDAQMIDGARSGIIDITLSGLTNFTGMVPEAGAFELPFMFADSAAAYKALDGDAGNEVMSKLPALGLKGLAFPENGFREITNNRGPIREPKDLEGLRMRVNNSITLNNMFELLGANPQQLPVAELYTALETGVVDAQDHPLGIVVSFNFNEVQKYLSITNHAYSALLMVMNQKRFDSLTPEQQQIVEKAAADATAMQRQMNTEQTESMITTLEEEGMKVNRDVDTAAFQKAIQPVWKTFIDDNGDEMIKAIQATSEGNSQS, from the coding sequence ATGAAAAAATGCCTGTTCGGTACGACTCTGGGTGCCACAACGATTGCAACGACGGCCGCAGCGCTGCTGTTGGCCATGTCCGTGTCCAGCAGCGCTCTGGCAGCCACGACGCTGCGCTTTGCTCATCCCACGCCGCAAAGCGATCTGCAGCACAAGCTGGCCGAGAAGTTCAAGGAGGAAGTCGAGGCCCAGAGCAATGGTGACCTCAAGGTACAGATCTTTCCCAACGGTCAGCTCGGTAACGATGCACAGATGATCGATGGGGCCCGCTCCGGGATCATCGACATTACGCTTTCGGGACTGACCAACTTTACCGGTATGGTGCCGGAGGCCGGTGCCTTTGAACTGCCGTTCATGTTTGCCGACAGTGCAGCCGCCTATAAGGCGCTGGACGGTGACGCGGGCAATGAGGTGATGAGCAAGCTGCCGGCACTTGGCCTCAAGGGGTTGGCCTTCCCGGAAAACGGTTTCCGCGAGATCACCAACAACCGTGGGCCGATTCGTGAGCCGAAGGATCTGGAAGGTCTGCGCATGCGGGTCAACAACTCCATCACGCTCAACAACATGTTTGAGCTTCTGGGCGCCAACCCGCAGCAGCTGCCGGTGGCCGAACTCTATACGGCGCTTGAGACCGGCGTGGTGGATGCCCAGGACCATCCGCTGGGTATCGTGGTGTCGTTTAACTTCAACGAAGTGCAGAAGTATCTCTCCATTACCAATCACGCCTACTCGGCGCTGCTGATGGTCATGAACCAGAAGCGCTTTGACAGCCTGACACCCGAGCAGCAGCAGATTGTTGAAAAAGCCGCGGCAGATGCCACCGCCATGCAGCGACAGATGAACACCGAACAGACCGAGTCGATGATCACAACGCTTGAAGAGGAGGGCATGAAGGTCAATCGCGATGTTGATACCGCGGCTTTCCAGAAGGCCATTCAGCCGGTCTGGAAAACCTTCATCGATGACAATGGTGACGAGATGATCAAGGCGATTCAGGCGACCTCTGAAGGCAACAGTCAGTCCTGA
- a CDS encoding secondary thiamine-phosphate synthase enzyme YjbQ has product MWYRQQITLKPYTRGFHLITSDITGALSQMKEISTGLLHLQMLHTSASLTLNENADPDVRHDMEAFFRDRVPGDLPYFRHTLEGPDDMPAHIKASLMGTELTLAIDNGRLATGTWQGIWLGEHRENGGSRRILATLFGE; this is encoded by the coding sequence ATGTGGTACCGCCAGCAGATTACCCTCAAGCCCTACACGCGCGGCTTTCACCTGATCACCAGCGACATTACCGGTGCTCTGAGCCAGATGAAGGAGATTTCCACCGGGCTTTTGCACCTGCAGATGCTGCACACCTCGGCGTCATTGACGCTCAACGAAAACGCCGACCCGGACGTGCGACATGACATGGAGGCCTTTTTCCGCGACCGCGTACCGGGCGATCTGCCTTACTTCCGCCATACCCTTGAAGGTCCGGATGACATGCCCGCTCATATCAAGGCAAGCCTGATGGGAACCGAACTGACGCTGGCCATCGACAACGGCCGGCTGGCTACTGGCACCTGGCAGGGCATCTGGCTCGGTGAACACCGGGAAAACGGCGGCAGTCGGCGTATTCTGGCTACCCTGTTCGGCGAATAG
- a CDS encoding zinc-dependent alcohol dehydrogenase family protein, whose translation MKTRAAVLREMQKPRPYGTSKPLSIEEVTLDPPGRGEVLVRIRAAGLCHSDLSTINGNRPRPLPMVLGHEAAGEVVEIGEGIDDLHVGDHVVFSFAPNCGTCAFCLSGEAALCQPGAAANAGGHLLGGGMRLHRGEETVYHHIGVSGFAGHAVASRRSLTRIDSSLPFHIAALFGCAVLTGVGAVVHTGGLKLGQSVLVVGLGGVGLAAVLGALGGGARQVIAADIDADKLETARAMGATHVVNSGDDNAIEQVREISGGGVDLATEFAGVASALEFAFECTRRGGTTVTSGLPHPDVRLAISPTRLVAEQRTLKGSYLGGHVPSLDVPGYIALYQAGRLPVDRLLTHRLGLEEINEGFERLAAGQAIRQVIDL comes from the coding sequence ATGAAAACACGGGCCGCCGTGCTACGCGAAATGCAAAAGCCTCGTCCTTATGGGACGTCAAAACCGCTTTCGATCGAAGAGGTCACCCTTGATCCGCCCGGTCGAGGCGAAGTGCTGGTGCGCATCCGCGCTGCGGGCCTGTGTCACTCCGATCTGTCAACGATCAACGGTAATCGTCCAAGACCACTGCCGATGGTACTCGGCCATGAGGCGGCAGGAGAAGTGGTTGAAATCGGCGAGGGGATTGATGATCTCCATGTAGGGGATCATGTGGTGTTTTCCTTTGCACCCAATTGTGGCACCTGCGCCTTTTGCCTTTCCGGCGAGGCGGCACTGTGTCAGCCGGGGGCGGCGGCCAATGCTGGCGGACATTTGCTGGGCGGCGGCATGCGGCTTCATCGCGGTGAGGAGACGGTTTATCACCATATCGGGGTGTCCGGGTTTGCCGGGCATGCCGTTGCCTCCCGGCGCTCATTGACGCGCATTGATTCGAGCCTGCCGTTTCACATTGCGGCGCTGTTCGGCTGCGCCGTGCTGACCGGGGTGGGAGCAGTCGTGCATACCGGTGGTCTCAAGCTGGGTCAGTCGGTGCTGGTGGTCGGCCTGGGTGGCGTGGGGCTGGCTGCAGTGCTGGGCGCGCTGGGCGGTGGTGCGCGTCAGGTGATCGCGGCGGATATCGATGCCGACAAGCTTGAAACGGCCAGGGCCATGGGGGCAACGCATGTCGTGAACAGCGGTGATGACAATGCCATCGAGCAGGTGCGCGAGATCAGTGGTGGTGGGGTGGATCTGGCCACCGAGTTCGCCGGTGTGGCATCGGCGCTGGAATTTGCCTTCGAGTGTACTCGCCGCGGCGGGACAACGGTGACCTCAGGGCTACCTCATCCCGATGTGCGACTGGCCATCAGTCCCACACGCCTGGTGGCCGAGCAGCGCACGCTCAAGGGATCGTATCTGGGCGGGCATGTTCCTTCACTGGATGTGCCGGGGTACATCGCGCTCTATCAGGCCGGACGCCTGCCGGTAGACCGGCTTTTGACCCATCGCCTCGGGCTTGAAGAGATCAACGAAGGTTTTGAGCGGCTGGCTGCGGGGCAGGCCATTCGTCAGGTCATCGATCTGTAA
- a CDS encoding class II fumarate hydratase: MGQTRIEKDSMGELEVPVEALYGAQTQRAINNFPVSGHPMPASFIAAVARLKRAAAEVNMDLGLLDEGRALSIVKAADAIIRGEHVDQFPIDIYQTGSGTSTNMNVNEVISHLASRDDLEIGPNDHVNMGQSSNDTIPTALHVSIAMELNERLLPTLRYLQKTIEDKAATLDDVVKTGRTHLMDAMPVRMSQELGGWANQVEQSIERLENGLTRMLRLAQGGTAVGSGINAHPEFAERFAKRLSEQTGLAFTPADSFFAALGSQDATVEMSGHLKAYACALMKISNDLRWMNSGPLAGLGEIELEALQPGSSIMPGKVNPVIPEAAAQVAAQVIGNDAAVTVGGQSGNFQLNVMLPLMAHNVLSSISLLNNVSLLMADKAISSFNVRRDNIESPLARNPVLVTALNPVIGYNEAARVAKKAYQEGRPIIEVAEEETELSREELKRYLDPAQLTRGGIQE, encoded by the coding sequence ATGGGTCAGACCCGTATCGAAAAGGACAGCATGGGCGAGCTGGAAGTGCCGGTCGAGGCGCTTTACGGCGCGCAGACCCAGCGGGCGATCAATAACTTTCCGGTTAGCGGGCATCCCATGCCGGCGTCTTTCATTGCGGCCGTGGCAAGGCTCAAGCGGGCTGCCGCCGAAGTTAACATGGATCTTGGACTGCTGGATGAAGGGCGCGCGCTGTCAATCGTCAAGGCTGCCGATGCCATCATCCGTGGCGAGCATGTTGATCAGTTCCCGATCGATATTTATCAGACCGGGTCGGGCACCTCGACCAATATGAATGTCAACGAGGTGATCTCGCACCTGGCTTCGAGAGATGATCTCGAGATTGGCCCCAACGATCATGTGAACATGGGGCAAAGCAGCAACGACACCATCCCGACGGCACTGCATGTTTCGATTGCGATGGAGCTCAACGAGCGGCTGCTGCCGACCCTGCGGTATCTGCAAAAGACCATCGAAGACAAGGCCGCGACACTTGACGACGTGGTCAAGACCGGTCGCACCCATCTGATGGATGCCATGCCGGTCCGTATGAGTCAGGAGCTCGGCGGCTGGGCCAATCAGGTCGAGCAGTCCATCGAGCGTCTTGAAAATGGGCTGACACGGATGCTGCGACTGGCGCAGGGCGGCACCGCCGTGGGCAGTGGCATCAATGCCCATCCGGAGTTTGCCGAGCGCTTTGCCAAACGCCTCTCCGAGCAGACCGGACTGGCCTTTACGCCAGCGGACAGTTTCTTTGCGGCGCTGGGCTCGCAGGATGCCACCGTAGAGATGTCCGGTCATCTCAAGGCCTATGCCTGTGCGCTGATGAAAATCAGCAACGATTTGCGCTGGATGAATTCGGGCCCGCTGGCCGGTCTGGGCGAAATCGAGCTGGAAGCCCTGCAGCCGGGCAGCTCGATCATGCCAGGCAAGGTTAATCCGGTCATTCCCGAGGCTGCGGCACAGGTAGCCGCACAGGTCATTGGTAACGATGCTGCGGTCACCGTGGGTGGTCAGTCAGGCAACTTTCAGCTGAACGTCATGCTGCCGCTGATGGCGCACAACGTGTTGAGCTCGATATCACTTTTGAACAATGTCTCTCTGCTGATGGCGGACAAGGCGATCAGTAGTTTCAACGTTCGTCGTGACAACATTGAATCACCACTGGCGCGCAATCCGGTGCTGGTGACGGCGCTCAACCCGGTGATTGGCTATAACGAGGCGGCGCGTGTGGCCAAGAAGGCCTATCAGGAAGGTCGACCGATCATTGAGGTAGCAGAAGAAGAGACCGAGCTCTCGCGCGAGGAGCTCAAGCGCTACCTTGACCCGGCCCAGCTGACCCGCGGCGGCATTCAGGAATAA